In Leptolyngbya sp. FACHB-261, the genomic stretch CTCGTCGATCACCTGTGGTAGCACTTCACCAAATGCCGCTTGTGCGTCAGGACCAGATCTCCCTGCGTCTATTGATAGGCAGGGGAGGAGACACCCATTTTCCGGGTCAGAGCGGTGCTCCGCGCTGAAGTACGTGTCCAGATACGTAAATAAAGCGTCCTGTCCATCCATCTCACTCAGAGACTTCCTGAGCTCCTCTAAGCCAGCCCGAAGCACTGCAGCAAATAGTTTAGTTTTTGATCCAAACTGGCTGTAAATCACGCCCGATGTCATCCCAGCCTCGGACGCTACCCCATCAACCCCAACACCATTAAACCCATCTCGACGGAAGCGGCGGCTAGCCACCGCCACAATAGTTGCCTTGGTTTTCTCACTGTGGTCTGGTTTGAACCGCATAGGTCTTGACTCTCCGGAGTATCACTCATAGAATAACGATCGTTACGATAACGAGCGTTATAAACCATTGTGGTTGCTCCTCGATCATGACTTAAGTCAGGAGCTCAGAGCCATTTGCAAGGATTCAAGCGGTGATCGACCGTAGCTTGGCTAGCCGTAGTCATCAAGGCTGCGGTCAGGGAACGGGAATGGCAGGCACAACTTAGAAGGAGAGCAGAAGATGACTGAGAGCAGTAACGTGGGTAAGCGGCTTTCTGGGAAGGTCGCGCTAGTGACAGGGGCGAGCCGAGGGATTGGGCGGGCGACCGCTGCGGCTCTGGCTGCCGAGGGAGCTCTCGTAGCTGCTCACTATGGGCAGAGCGAGGCTGCGGTGGCTGACTTGGTACAGAGTGTTAAGTCTGAAGGTGGGCAAGCGTTCGCTGTTGGGTCTGATCTTGAATCACCAGGTGGAGTGCAGCGGCTGTTCGATGCACTCGATGCTCAGCTGCTTGCCCTGACCGGGAGCAACCAGTTCGATATTCTGGTGAACAATGCTGGCATCGCAGCCTCTACTCTCCTTGGTAAGACCGATGAGGCAACGTTCGATCGGTTGTTCACGGTCAATGTCAAGAGCCTATTCTTCGTTACTCAAGAGGCGGTCAGCCGACTTCGCGATGGCGGTCGAATAGTCAACGTTTCATCTGCTGGGTCCCGGTTCTATTTCCCCGGATATCCAGTCTATGCAGCCACTAAGGGTGCAGTAGACACCCTAACCATTTATCTGGCGGGGGAGCTTGGTTTACAAGGAGTCACAGTCAACAGCGTTGCTCCAGGTTTGATTGCCACAGACATGACCTCAGAGCTCCTCGGCTCCTCAGAGGCAGAGGCAGCAGCACTAGGTATGCAAGCTATCCCTCGGCTCGGACAGCCCGAGGACGTTGCCCGAGTAATCGCGTTCCTGGCTTCAACGGATGGTGCGTGGGTCACCGGGCAGGTCGTTCAGGTGGGTGGCGGGACTCGACTATAGCCCGACTTGGAATGCACCTACAGATGACGAACTCAAGCATGAAGGAGATTTATGAAGGTATTTGTCACAGGAGCAACTGGTTATATCGGTTCTGCTATGGTCGAAAAGCTGATCGCCGCTGGACACAGCGTCACTGGGCTTGCCCGCTCACAGTTCAGCGCAGAGAAACTGAAGGCACTTGGGGTTGAGCCCCAAATGGGGGATCTAAAGGACCCTGAGTCACTGTCGTCAGCAGCCAAGGCGGCAGACAGCATCATCCAGTTGGCACTCGATATGAGCGACTTCAGTGCACTTGGTGAAGCGGTGTCCATTGAGCAAGCAGCAATTTCCCATCTGATTGAGGCGATCGCTGATACTGGCAAGACCCTGATCTACACGAGTGGGACGGGTGTTCTGGACGACACAGGTGATGTAGTGTTTGACGAGCTAATGCTGGTGACACCCATCCCAACACCGTATGCTATCCGAATCAAGACCGAAGAGATGGTTCTCCAAGCATCTAACCGTGGACTGCGAACCGTCGTGCTGCGCCCGCCCATCGTTTACGGTCGCAGTGGGGGGATGATCCTGCCAACACTAGTTCAGGCTGCAAGAAGGGCTGGTGTGTCACGGTTCATTCGTGGCACTGGGGATTGTAAGCGATCCTTCGTTCACGTTGATGACCTCGCCGACCTCTACCGCTTAGCCTTGGAGAAGGCGGCAGGTGGAGAGCTTTTCTACACTGCGGCGGAGTCTAGCATCCGCTGGTGCGACTTGGCTGCGGCGATCGCTGATGCGGTTGGGCTTGGCGGGCATACTGAGGAGGTGACGGTCGAGCAGATGGTTGATGCGATCGGACCTATGGCCAAGTACCTGGCGAGCAACAATCAGACATCTGGGGCGAAGGCGAGAGAGGTGCTGGGTTGGCAGCCTACACACACGGCGCTCCTAGACGAGTTGAGGATTGGAGGGTGGAGATCAGAGTGATTGCCCACCTGCTAGTGGAGTGGAACCAAAAAACTGGACAGGTGAATAAGCTCTAATCTGCTAACCCATTCTAGGCGTAGAAAAGGAGCCAAAACAAAGGCAAGCAGGGCACAAAAGCCCAACTTATGTTGCAGTCTCAATCAATTCAAGACCGTATGGCTTTGCCTTATTTTTGCATTGAGGTAATTCCTGCTTATTTCAGTCAATCAAAAATTGCTGGACTAGGGTAGCCATCACCTCTTCGATTGGCCTGCTCTTCTGTTGAGGCCGACGACGATCATAGGTCTTAAGCAGCATCTTTTCACTATGCGCCATCGCGTAAGCAAGCGATCTAATTCTGTCCTCTGAATAGCCCTGATCAAGAAACCAAGTGGCGAAAATATCACGTAGTAGGTGGGGCGTCACTAGCTGCCCTGTGAGCCTATGAGCGCTGCTTCTGACCAGCCTCATAAAAGTTGATACATCGAAGGGTTTGCCTGAACGAGGCGCAGAGAAGACATGGTTATGATCGGTGTTAAACGTCATTCGGAGGCTATGCCAGCTTCCCTGTCTCTTTGGGGTTTCAGCAAGTTCAGCCCCGCTAATCCAGTCACCGGCCTTATCTCGGTAGTAGCCATACAGAAACGCTTCTAGATACTCATAGAAGCGTTTTCCATCAGAGAAGGCAAGATTGGAGATACGAAGCGATTGATGGCCATAGGTCTTGCCAGTCTTGTAGGATTCCGGCAGCATATCCATGTACCATATACCGCTCTCATACAAATGCTTATCCTTATCCTCGATCTGGTCTTCAGGCAAAGGCTTAACGAGCCTATACAGGTAGCCGTGATACTTGTCTCTGCTTCTATCAGGCGGAAGGGGATGAATAAGCTGGTTAGGCAAAATCCCCATTGGCCGTTGTACTGGGCAGCTCATGCTGATCTTGAGATCTCGAAACTCTTGTTGCCTTCTGGGTGGACGAAAGGTTAAGCAACCCCAGACTAGAAAACGTTGGAAGCTTTGAGCAATCGCAATATCTGGTCGAGGATTGCATTGCTTGTACGCCTTGTAAGCACATTCCTCCCGCAAGGGTGCAACAATTTTTCTCCAGATGTCTGGCAATTCTAGCCACTTCACTTCTTGGGATGCAACAAGCCTTTGTTTGGCGGTCTGTTTATCAAGGGCATTCAAGTGCCGCCTTACGAGGCCCATGATAGGGATATCCCCATAAGTTAGATCTCTAGTCTCGCCATAATAATGAAATCGAACGAGTGAGTGCACTCCAAGGAGCATAACCGCCATTGAGCCAGCACTCTGGAATTGCCGCTCAACCTCAAGAAATTCTAGAAAATCACAGATCCATAGATCTACCTGCTCAGCTACTCGCTCCAACTCGATGATGGCCTTGTCTTTTTCGCTGGCGTACTTCAACTTCAGCTTCGGAACCAATAGCTCCAAATTTAGATCTGAAATCGGCACTTCTCTGTAGTAATGGAACCACCCTAAGATGCGAAGAATGGCTATTAGGCGTTGGTTGGCGACATCAGGCTTGAGGGTTGCGTCCTGACGACCAGGCCAGTAGGCTTTAGTCAGAAAACCATAAAAACGGTCCACAGTCTCTTGCAGGCTCTGGGGCAAGCACTCCCGCTTTAGACTATAAGTGTTCATGCCCTTTCGGTGCGTCAGCCGCCTAAGGCTGATATCCCCATGTCCATGCACAAATCTTGGGCAGTGATTAATCTTTGCTGCCTGCTTGGCATTTGGATACCAGAGCTGAGCATTGGACCATGCCAAAAGACTTTGCAGCCTGCTACCGTAAGTGTGTCGGGTGCTTGAAGTTGCAGAGAGCGATTCGAAAACTCTATTTTGTGCCTCTGGTAGCTCTTTAAGCCGAGATAGCGGAACCCCCTGCATAAAACGCTCAGCTGCTAAGATCTCTTCTCGGGTTGGTTTTCTACCTTTAGCCGCAACCATTCCCAATCCTGGCAGGGCGTAGCGAGTAATAGCTGTCTTGGTCTGGTGGATAATCTCCTTTGACTTCTTCACTGAGTACTCGGCTTGAACATACTCCTGGTAGAGTAAAAATATATCTGTTAACGACTGTGGATTCATGCCAATAAGTAACTCCGTGCTTCTTTGTAGGCCCCCTTTAGCTACGGAATACTAGCTATCTCTATTCCCTGAGCTCTGTCGGTTTCAGGGGGACAACACACCTTATTTATAAGCTTATAATACCATAAGTTAGACTCGGGGTACGAGCCTGTACTCTGAAACAGAGCTTTAAGTAATTGCTGCAACCCCTGCCCTGAGAGGCTTTCAAGCCGATCTTGATGTTGAAATCTTATAAATAAAAACCAGGTACTTATAATGGCCATCTTAATATTGCCTAGCTACACCAGCGCCCATAGAAGCTCTCAGCTGATCAGCAACACAGCTATTGAAAAATCTGACGAAATCTTCCGATAACTGTGTTGATGGCTAGAATATAAAGTGTCGATCTATTGTTAAAATCCTCGATGGTTTCGACTTGTCCAGATGCGAAGCGAGAGGGACATGCCCCTCTTTTGCCAGGGGCTATTATTCGGCATGGCAAGGACCGGCATGGTCAGCAGCGCTATCTGTGCAAACTGTGCCGTAAAACCTTTACTCCCTATCCCGAGCCGTTTGAGCCCACCAGAGGGCACAAAAAGTATCAGAGAGGGCTCAAAAGCGTCCGGGGACGCCCGGAACTCTATGATGAGCTGAAGCAAAAAGTGACGCTCAGTCTAACCAGAACTGCTACTCAGGGACTAGACGAGCTAGCAGCGAAATATGGAATATCGAGATCTGAGTTTGTCGAGCGGATTGGTCGAGTTCTTATTGTTGACCTTCAAGCCCAGTAGAACAAGGGAGGGGGAACTAGATAAGGACAGTACAAAGCTTCGAGGAGATTCTTCTAGCCTGGCCCAGTTACCAGAGTAAATAAAGCTCGCCCATCACCAGGGTGCTAATGGCTGGAGATTCTCAACATCTGCACCCGCACCTGCGCAGTGCCTCACTTCGCCCCTCTGCTGGCTGCAAGCGTTTGTAGTAGATCACTATCAACTTTGAAGTCACGGTATCATCCACCTTCCAGAGACTGATGAGCTGACTCTCTGAACCGGCAATTACCAATACTGTGCGCAAGCCGTACACATGGCAATAGAACCACTGCTAAAAGTCTTCGAAGCTAGGTTCAGGTAGCTAATCCAAACAAGTTCCGTCTGCCTAACCAGAGCAACACTGGTCTTGAAGACCCAGAGCCAGTCTAAATAGACTGCATGTTCTGTGACCAAGCATCAACTTTGCACCAAAGGTAGGGCCAAAATCATCGTCCTAGGCCAACCTTGGGATTCAGCAGTAATAGTTGGTGAGGGTAGGGATTCAGCAGGTTATGGCGCCCCGACGAGTTACAGTGACCCAGCCAAAATACCCTACCGCTCAATGACTCGGAGACATTTAATTGTAGGTCTAACGCGTTGAGGTGTAACTAATGTCAGCCAGTTAAAGAGTGACTACAAATCCTCGCGCAATTCGCTAATCTGCGCTTGTTGGTTGCGCGTTATTTCTAGCAAATTTTGGGTGCCGACACGGACCTCCCTGAGGCCCTCAATTGTCTCAGAGAGCCTTGCGGCTAAAGTTCTGACAGCCTGGGTATTCGCCTCGACGTTGCGAGTGTTTGCTTCTATCGCATGTTGATGGGCGGTTGCTATCTCTACCAACTGAGCGACCGCAATGCTTAGCCGGTCAAGCCGTTGATCAATCGGCTCTCTCTGTCCGTTTGTCATTCACTCCTCCCGTTTTTCCCGCCAAGTTGTTCTAAAACAGCGTCTAAAATATTGGGTACTTCTGAACTGGCTGGAATCATTAGGCGCACCACGTTTGCGTATCGAAGGGTTACCTCATATTGAGGCGGCATCTTCTCGAAGGCATAGCCCGGTCCCCATTGGTTGTCAGTAGTAGCCTCTTTGACCCCCAGAACCCTGCTAAGGAGATTGATACACTTCGCCCGGTTCCTCTAGCCTGCTTGTTCTCAAGCGTCGCCTCAAACCACTTTTCGCAGAACTCTTCGGGCTTCACTTTCAAGCTCAATAATCTGTCAACGGCTTTCCTTGCCCTCCTACCATGCCGTGACGCCATCTTGACTGCAAGCATCCTCATAGTCCTGCTTACCTAGTATTACAAGGTATTGTAGTGCACTATGGAGGTGAGAAACACTCTCTTCCTTCAAGGATCTCAGTAGCGCTTGTGGAGAAAAAGCTGCTCATTCAGAACTCTGTACTCATCCTAAAAAGGCAGATTCCGAGTTGAATTAATACCCGATGAAAAGTAGGAGAGCCATCCCCCTTTCAATCCGGAAGACTTTAGGTAAGAGGTCATAGTTCGACATTGCAAAAACCGACAGTAAAGACGACGCTACTGGTGGCTACAGGGCCTCGCCGGGCTAACCGCAAGAGCGAACTCCATGCGCTACCCGCTCAGAAGTGAAATTGGCTCAGGCAAAATTAGAAAATTGCCCTTTGTCTAAACAGGATTAGTTAACCCTGCGTTAGACAGCTCTGCTCTCTACTCCATCTATTGCCAGAAACTAAGGGGTAAAGCTGCCATCTT encodes the following:
- a CDS encoding SDR family oxidoreductase, whose product is MTESSNVGKRLSGKVALVTGASRGIGRATAAALAAEGALVAAHYGQSEAAVADLVQSVKSEGGQAFAVGSDLESPGGVQRLFDALDAQLLALTGSNQFDILVNNAGIAASTLLGKTDEATFDRLFTVNVKSLFFVTQEAVSRLRDGGRIVNVSSAGSRFYFPGYPVYAATKGAVDTLTIYLAGELGLQGVTVNSVAPGLIATDMTSELLGSSEAEAAALGMQAIPRLGQPEDVARVIAFLASTDGAWVTGQVVQVGGGTRL
- a CDS encoding CHAT domain-containing protein, which encodes MYGLRTVLVIAGSESQLISLWKVDDTVTSKLIVIYYKRLQPAEGRSEALRRCGCRC
- a CDS encoding TetR/AcrR family transcriptional regulator → MRFKPDHSEKTKATIVAVASRRFRRDGFNGVGVDGVASEAGMTSGVIYSQFGSKTKLFAAVLRAGLEELRKSLSEMDGQDALFTYLDTYFSAEHRSDPENGCLLPCLSIDAGRSGPDAQAAFGEVLPQVIDEMERLLIATGADSDRDSVLATLALMTGGIMLARALPDEDAAQEMLNACCKVAKEQICMPKATVRRRKQGKG
- a CDS encoding NAD-dependent epimerase/dehydratase family protein yields the protein MKVFVTGATGYIGSAMVEKLIAAGHSVTGLARSQFSAEKLKALGVEPQMGDLKDPESLSSAAKAADSIIQLALDMSDFSALGEAVSIEQAAISHLIEAIADTGKTLIYTSGTGVLDDTGDVVFDELMLVTPIPTPYAIRIKTEEMVLQASNRGLRTVVLRPPIVYGRSGGMILPTLVQAARRAGVSRFIRGTGDCKRSFVHVDDLADLYRLALEKAAGGELFYTAAESSIRWCDLAAAIADAVGLGGHTEEVTVEQMVDAIGPMAKYLASNNQTSGAKAREVLGWQPTHTALLDELRIGGWRSE